One region of Eupeodes corollae chromosome 1, idEupCoro1.1, whole genome shotgun sequence genomic DNA includes:
- the LOC129938726 gene encoding 3'(2'),5'-bisphosphate nucleotidase 1, whose product MSSPLVMRIMSLSINTAKRAGSIIRDVMQKGNLGIVEKAKDDLQTEADRSAQQCIIASLSKQFPKVNIIGEEGSSDLNVSHDWLVTEMDLEFLSKTCPSDLIDVKDEDCIVWVDPLDGTSEYTQGFLEHVTVLIGIAVKNSPVGGVIHQPYYKHDTGEVGRTIWGLKGIGCGGFELKTAPDDTFIITTTRSHSNPIVQSALEALSPSEVIKVGGAGYKVLQLLEGKAHAYVFASPGCKKWDTCAPEAVLEAAGGTLTNMFGDHYEYHVDVEHPNREGVLATIGTISHSDIVKKIPQNVKDALKK is encoded by the exons atgtctaGTCCACTTGTTATGAGGATAATGTCCTTATCCATAAATACAGCCAAACGAGCGGGATCTATAATAAGAGACGTTATGCAAAAGGGCAACTTGGGTATCGTTGAAAAG gCTAAAGATGATCTCCAAACAGAAGCAGACAGATCAGCACAACAATGTATAATTGCCTCGCTGAGTAAACAATTTCCCAAAGTCAATATAATTGGCGAGGAGGGCAGTAGCGACTTGAATGTGTCACATGATTGGTTGGTTACCGAAATGGACTTGGAGTTCTTGTCGAAAACATGCCCATCAGACTTGATCGATGTCAAAGATGAGGACTGTATCGTTTGGGTAGATCCTCTAGATGGCACATCTGAGTACACCCAAGGATTCCTGGAGCACGTTACCGTGCTAATTGGAATTGCTGTTAAGAACTCTCCCGTTGGTGGGGTCATTCATCAACCCTATTATAAGCACGATACTGGAGAGGTGGGACGTACTATATGGGGACTCAAGGGAATCGGTTGTGGTggatttgaattgaaaactgCACCTGACGATACATTTATCATTACCACAACGCGATCACATTCCAATCCAATTGTTCAGAGTGCCTTGGAGGCACTGAGTCCAAGTGAAGTTATTAAGGTGGGAGGAGCTGGATACAAAGTGTTGCAACTGTTGGAGGGCAAAGCGCATGCGTATGTCTTTGCAAGCCCAGGGTGCAAAAAATGGGATACTTGTGCTCCCGAAGCTGTTCTCGAAGCTGCCGGCGGAACATTGACGAATATGTTTGGTGATCATTATGAATATCACGTTGATGTGGAACATCCAAATAGAGAAGGTGTTCTGGCAACCATTGGAACCATCTCGCATAGCGATATTGTAAAGAAGATACCCCAAAATGTTAAAGAtgctttgaaaaagtaa
- the LOC129953244 gene encoding 4-hydroxybenzoate polyprenyltransferase, mitochondrial produces the protein MLSFQRLCFKAGNHYHQSRIALQRQLLYNKSRPSTLSAIRLEQHPPRLRNDAVLNDVRRSMSNDLDRCSSSGVAKETNHQPPKGQSSLVEQLKNAVSPYGRLMRIDRPIGSMLLFWPCGWSIALSAPAGCWPDPVMLGLFATGAFIMRGAGCTINDLWDKDLDAKVERTKNRPLASVQISQFDAIIFLSAQLSLGLLVLLQLNLQSIILGACSLGLVVTYPLMKRITYWPQLVLGMAFNWGALLGWCATHGAVNWSACLPLYLSGICWTVVYDTIYAHQDKIDDVQAGIKSTALRFGDNTKLWLSGFSTVMLSSLVVAGLSCDQTWPYYTALGMVGGHLVQQIYSLDIDNPTDCAKKFFSNHQVGLILFLGIVLGTVMKTKDKQTSSTSGQNQNQTSSSSTSTYVQIPTQPAILSNSV, from the exons atgctttcattTCAAAGATTATGCTTCAAAGCAGGGAATCACTATCATCAAAGTCGAATTGCATTGCAACGACAACTTTTGTACAACAAATCAAGGCCATCAACTTTAAGTGCAATTCGACTAGAACAACACCCGCCTCGTCTGAGAAACGATGCAGTATTAAATGATGTTAGACGTTCTATGAGCAATGACTTAGATCGATGTAGTTCGAGTGGTGTGGCAAAAGAAACAAATCACCAACCACCTAAAGGTCAGAGTTCGCTGGTAGAACAATTGAAAAATGCTGTCTCACCATATGGAAGATTGATGCGCATCGATCGACCTATAg GTTCCATGCTCCTATTCTGGCCATGTGGATGGAGTATAGCTCTGAGCGCGCCAGCAGGCTGTTGGCCCGATCCCGTTATGCTGGGACTCTTTGCCACCGGTGCCTTCATTATGCGTGGAGCCGGCTGCACCATCAACGATCTATGGGACAAAGACCTAGACGCCAAAGTTGAACGGACTAAAAATCGTCCCTTGGCAAGTGTTCAAATATCCCAATTCGATGCCATCATATTCCTCTCTGCACAACTTAGCCTGGGGCTTCTGGTTTTGCTGCAACTTAATTTACAATCGATTATTCTTGGTGCTTGTTCCTTGGGTCTGGTTGTCACCTACCCTCTCATGAAGCGTATAACTTATTGGCCACAATTGGTCCTCGGTATGGCTTTCAATTGGGGTGCTCTATTAGGGTGGTGTGCAACGCATGGAGCGGTCAATTGGTCGGCTTGTTTGCCACTTTACTTGTCGGGAATATGTTGGACTGTCGTCTATGATACAATCTATGCGCATCAAGATAAGATCGATGATGTGCAAGCTGGAATAAAATCGACTGCTTTGAGATTTGGTGACAACACAAAACTCTGGCTGTCGGGATTCTCAACGGTGATGCTGTCGAGTTTGGTGGTTGCGGGTTTGTCTTGTGATCAAACTTGGCCATATTACACAGCTTTGGGAATGGTTGGAGGACATTTGGTACAACAG ATTTATTCTCTAGACATCGATAATCCCACGGACTGTGCGAAAAAATTCTTCTCAAACCACCAAGTCGGACTCATCCTCTTCCTCGGAATAGTCCTTGGTACTGTGATGAAAACCAAGGACAAGCAGACATCTTCCACCTCCGgacagaatcagaatcagaccTCCTCCAGTTCCACCTCCACCTATGTACAAATTCCAACGCAACCAGCAATATTATCGAATTCGGTGTGA
- the LOC129953249 gene encoding eukaryotic initiation factor 4A-III has product MARRGAQAEDLSNVEFETSEDVEVIPTFNSMNLKEELLRGIYAYGFEKPSAIQQRSIKPIVKGRDVIAQAQSGTGKTATFSISILQSLDTTLRETQVLCLSPTRELAVQIQKVILALGDFMNVQCHVCIGGTNLGEDIRKLDYGQHIVSGTPGRVFDMIKRRVLRTRAIKMLVLDEADEMLNKGFKEQIYDVYRYLPPATQVVLISATLPHEILEMTSKFMTDPIRILVKRDELTLEGIKQFFVAVEREEWKFDTLCDLYDTLTITQAVIFCNTKRKVDWLTEKMREANFTVSSMHGDMPQKERDEIMKEFRAGQSRVLITTDVWARGIDVQQVSLVINYDLPNNRELYIHRIGRSGRFGRKGVAINFVKSDDIRILRDIEQYYSTQIDEMPMNVADLI; this is encoded by the exons atggctCGACGTGGAGCACAAGCCGAAgatttatcaaatgttgaatttGAAACAAGTGAAGATGTTGAAGTTATACCCACATTCAATTCGATGAACCTCAAAGAGGAACTCTTGCGGGGTATCTACGCGTACG GTTTCGAAAAGCCTTCGGCCATCCAACAGAGAAGTATTAAGCCAATTGTAAAAGGGCGCGATGTTATTGCCCAGGCACAGTCGGGTACAGGCAAAACGGCAACATTCTCTATTTCTATCCTTCAAAGCTTAGACACAACACTCCGAGAGACACAAGTTCTGTGTCTATCGCCAACTCGTGAGTTGGCTGTTCAAATTCAGAAGGTCATTTTGGCTCTCGGGGATTTCATGAACGTTCAGTGTCACGTTTGCATTGGTGGAACTAATCTCGGTGAGGACATCCGAAAATTAGACTATGGACAGCATATAGTTAGTGGAACACCAGGGCGTGTGTTTGATATGATCAAAAGAAGAGTTCTTCGAACAAG AGCTATCAAGATGCTGGTTCTCGATGAAGCTGATGAGATGCTGAACAAGGGATTCAAAGAACAAATTTACGATGTCTACAGATATCTCCCTCCAGCAACACAAGTTGTCTTGATTTCAGCTACACTCCCCCATGAAATCCTCGAGATGACCTCCAAATTCATGACCGATCCCATTCGTATCCTCGTCAAACG tGATGAATTGACATTAGAAGGAATTAAGCAATTTTTCGTCGCTGTTGAGCGTGAAGAATGGAAATTCGACACACTGTGTGATCTCTACGACACCCTGACCATCACCCAAGCAGTCATATTTTGCAACACCAAGCGTAAGGTCGATTGGTTGACTGAGAAGATGCGCGAGGCCAACTTCACAGTGAGCTCCATGCACGGAGACATGCCCCAAAAGGAGCGTGACGAAATCATGAAGGAATTCCGTGCTGGACAAAGTCGTGTCCTCATCACCACCGACGTGTGGGCGCGTGGCATAGACGTCCAACAGGTCTCACTGGTCATCAACTATGATCTGCCCAACAATCGTGAATTGTACATCCATCGTATTGGTCGTTCGGGTCGTTTCGGACGCAAGGGTGTCGCCATCAATTTCGTCAAATCCGATGACATTCGTATTCTTCGAGACATCGAACAATACTACTCCACGCAAATCGATGAAATGCCAATGAACGTGGccgatttaatttaa
- the LOC129941945 gene encoding WD repeat-containing protein 37 — MKQSSKRGSRLSSLAEDLSIPDDAPFRGRLHMLFSQIEKEFELLYMENLTLQEKLESLGGKENMGCDRSAGHDDPDTTGIPMKSFKSKIASSGSKVKASHKIRAQTSRIVSSFKAQSVVSSLVRDFCGHKDGVWQIAAKSGQPIIGTASADHTACIWGIESGRCLLQYQGHAGSVNSIKFHQNRDLVLTGSGDGTAHIWQAAVNWEVSKKGHSSEEELDDSDEQVEDRDRVDTLRTPLCEFSGPGGHTSVVVAADWLPNMDQIITGSWDRTAMLWDVETKEPIQPLTGHDHELTHVSAHSSQRLVITASRDSTFRLWDFRDAIPAVSVFQGHTESVTSTVFTKDDKVVSGSDDRTVKVWELRNMRSALATIRTDSAVNRLAVSSTGVIAIPHDNRQIRLFDLNGQRVARLPRTSRQGHRRMVSSVAWAEEPVFNCNLFSCGFDRRVLGWSISLPKDN; from the exons ATGAAGCAATCATCGAAACGCGGATCTCGATTGTCTAGTCTCGCTGAAGACCTCAGCATTCCAGATGATGCTCCATTCCGAGGGCGACTCCATATGCTTTTCTCCCAGATCGAAAAAGAATTCGAACTGCTCTACATGGAGAACCTCACTT TGCAAGAAAAACTAGAATCTCTGGGTGGGAAGGAAAATATGGGTTGTGATCGTTCAGCAGGACACGATGATCCCGACACAACTGGCATTCCCATGAAAAGCTTCAAATCGAAGATAGCATCGTCGGGAAGTAAAGTCAAAGCAAGCCATAAAATAAGAGCACAGACATCTCGAATTGTGTCCAGTTTCAAGGCGCAGTCAGTTGTCAGTTCTTTGGTGCGTGACTTCTGTGGCCATAAGGACGGAGTTTGGCAGATTGCTGCCAAATCCGGACAACCAATTATAGGAACTGCCTCAGCCGATCATACGGCATGCATTTGGGGAATTGAGAGCGGGCGATGTCTGCTCCAATATCAAGGCCATGCTGGCTCggtgaattcaataaaattccatCAAAATCGTGATCTGGTTCTGACTGGCAGTGGTGATGGCACTGCTCACATCTGGCAAGCTGCCGTTAATTGGGAAGTTTCCAA AAAGGGGCATTCATCTGAAGAGGAACTCGATGATAGTGACGAACAAGTGGAGGATCGTGATAGAGTGGATACTTTACGAACTCCATTGTGTGAATTTTCAGGACCCGGTGGTCATACGTCGGTTGTGGTTGCCGCCGATTGGCTACCGAATATGGACCAAATAATCACTGGTAGCTGGGATAGAACTGCGATGTTGTGGGATGTTGAAACTAAAGAACCCATTCAGCCTTTAACGGGACACGATCACGAGTTGACTCATGTCTCGGCACATTCCAGTCAACGCTTAGTGATTACTGCTTCAAGAGACTCGACTTTCCGTTTGTGGGACTTTAGAGATGCCATACCAGCAGTATCAGTTTTTCAAGGCCACACTGA GAGCGTAACTTCAACTGTTTTCACCAAAGACGACAAAGTTGTATCAGGCTCGGATGATCGTACTGTCAAGGTCTGGGAATTGCGTAACATGAGATCGGCTCTGGCTACCATTCGTACCGATTCAGCTGTCAATAGATTGGCTGTCTCATCGACGGGAGTAATCGCCATTCCACACGATAACCGACAGATtcgtttgtttgatttgaatgGACAACGAGTAGCTCGCTTACCCAGGACAAGTCGACAA GGTCATCGTCGTATGGTGTCATCAGTTGCATGGGCTGAGGAGCCTGTTTTCAACTGTAATCTATTCTCATGTGGATTCGACAGAAGAGTTCTCGGTTGGTCGATCTCATTACCAAaggataattaa